From one Anopheles bellator chromosome 1, idAnoBellAS_SP24_06.2, whole genome shotgun sequence genomic stretch:
- the LOC131205909 gene encoding angiopoietin-related protein 1: protein MVMAKLDYLQYKMLEMAFEVKEHSEAIADNQAHLEKKFSSMLWAISRLDQAVGSNLTALQGQSWKILSRQTACANHEVMRDALFSLAPKRGLAPGARSLFDLQGMQHKGPFSSCKDEPTKVSGKYLIRTDIDEEPFPAYCEQTKFGGGWLVIQHRFDGQLDFFRNWTEYRDGFGSIDREFWIGLERLHRLTAARPYQILIEVEDFAGDYRYARYKEFEIGSEAEQYTLKKVGAYSGTGGDSLTYHKSMKFTTVDRDNDGAATNCAVTCEGAWWYNNCHHSNLNGRYMNAIDVKSVAWYHFKSSHQGMSYSRMMIREA, encoded by the coding sequence ATGGTGATGGCAAAGCTGGACTACCTGCAGTACAAGATGCTGGAGATGGCGTTCGAGGTGAAGGAGCACAGTGAGGCGATCGCCGATAACCAGGCGCACTTGGAGAAGAAGTTCTCCAGCATGCTGTGGGCGATAAGTCGTTTGGACCAGGCAGTCGGTAGCAATCTGACCGCTCTGCAGGGCCAATCCTGGAAGATCCTATCGCGACAGACGGCGTGCGCCAACCATGAAGTGATGCGCGACGCACTCTTTAGTCTCGCCCCGAAACGAGGTCTAGCACCGGGCGCTCGGTCCTTGTTCGATCTGCAGGGCATGCAACACAAGGGTCCGTTCAGTTCGTGTAAGGATGAACCGACAAAAGTGTCCGGGAAGTACCTGATCCGCACGGACATCGACGAAGAGCCGTTCCCGGCCTATTGCGAGCAGACCAAATTCGGTGGCGGTTGGCTAGTGATTCAGCATCGGTTCGATGGCCAGTTGGACTTTTTCCGCAACTGGACCGAGTATCGGGACGGTTTCGGCAGCATCGATCGAGAGTTTTGGATTGGTCTGGAGCGATTACATCGGCTCACTGCGGCCCGGCCCTATCAAATACTGATCGAGGTGGAAGACTTTGCCGGCGACTATCGGTATGCGCGGTACAAAGAGTTCGAAATCGGTAGCGAAGCGGAACAGTACACCCTGAAGAAGGTTGGTGCGTACAGTGGAACTGGTGGGGATTCGCTGACCTACcacaagtcgatgaagttcACGACCGTCGATCGCGATAATGATGGAGCCGCAACGAACTGTGCCGTTACGTGCGAGGGTGCCTGGTGGTACAACAACTGCCACCACTCGAATCTGAACGGTCGCTACATGAACGCAATCGACGTGAAGTCCGTAGCGTGGTATCACTTCAAAAGTTCCCACCAGGGTATGAGCTACTCGCGGATGATGATCCGCGAGGCTTAG